The proteins below are encoded in one region of Bacillota bacterium LX-D:
- a CDS encoding transposase has protein sequence MVVRAYKTEINPSSKQKQLIHKTIGVCRFINNFYIARNKEVYKKEKHFVLGMEFSKWLNNEFIPNNQEYKWIKEVSSKAVKQSIMNGEKAFKRFFNGQSKFPRFKKKRNQDIKAYFPKNNKTDWTVERHRIKIPTFGFVRLKEKGYIPINAKVISGTVSYKAGRYYVSVLVKEENQVNNHLAYTSGIGIDLGLKEFAVISNGVIKSNINKTTKVKKLEKKLKREQRRLSRKYENKKKRGEKSATRFANIDRQILKIQKLHQRLNNIQIDYINKIVSELVKTKPEFITIEDLNIKGMMKNRHLSKAVAQQNFYSFRTKLQNKCKQLKIELRVVSRFYPSSKLCSYCGNVKKDLKLSNRVYSCKECGYENDRDLNAAINLRNAKEYTIAC, from the coding sequence ATTGTTGTGCGAGCTTACAAAACAGAAATAAACCCATCCTCAAAACAAAAACAATTGATACACAAAACTATAGGTGTTTGTAGATTTATTAATAATTTTTATATAGCACGTAACAAAGAAGTCTATAAAAAAGAAAAACATTTTGTTTTAGGAATGGAGTTTTCAAAATGGCTAAATAACGAGTTTATACCAAATAATCAAGAGTACAAATGGATTAAAGAAGTTAGCAGTAAGGCAGTTAAACAGTCTATCATGAATGGAGAAAAGGCTTTTAAAAGGTTTTTTAATGGGCAAAGTAAATTCCCTAGATTCAAAAAGAAAAGAAATCAAGATATAAAAGCATATTTCCCTAAAAATAATAAAACTGATTGGACTGTAGAAAGACATAGAATCAAGATACCAACTTTTGGTTTTGTGAGATTAAAAGAAAAAGGTTATATCCCTATTAACGCAAAAGTAATAAGCGGAACAGTTTCATACAAAGCAGGAAGGTATTACGTTTCAGTTTTAGTTAAAGAAGAAAACCAAGTTAATAATCATTTAGCATATACAAGTGGTATCGGTATAGATCTTGGATTAAAAGAATTCGCAGTAATTAGTAATGGCGTTATTAAATCAAACATCAATAAAACAACTAAAGTAAAGAAACTTGAAAAGAAACTTAAACGTGAGCAGAGACGTTTAAGCAGAAAATATGAAAATAAAAAGAAAAGAGGTGAAAAGTCTGCTACTAGGTTTGCAAATATAGATAGACAGATATTAAAAATCCAGAAACTTCATCAAAGGCTTAATAATATTCAAATAGATTATATCAATAAAATAGTTAGTGAACTGGTGAAAACCAAGCCAGAATTCATAACTATTGAAGATTTGAATATTAAAGGCATGATGAAGAATAGACATTTATCAAAAGCAGTTGCTCAACAAAATTTCTATAGTTTTAGAACTAAACTTCAAAACAAATGTAAACAGTTAAAGATTGAATTAAGGGTAGTGTCAAGATTTTATCCTTCAAGTAAATTATGTTCTTATTGTGGTAATGTTAAAAAAGACTTAAAGTTATCTAACAGAGTTTACAGTTGTAAAGAGTGTGGTTATGAAAACGATAGGGATTTAAATGCAGCAATCAATTTGAGAAATGCTAAAGAATATACTATAGCTTGTTAA